From Cannabis sativa cultivar Pink pepper isolate KNU-18-1 chromosome 8, ASM2916894v1, whole genome shotgun sequence, a single genomic window includes:
- the LOC115698708 gene encoding transcription factor MYB106, whose amino-acid sequence MGRSPCCEKVGLKKGPWTPEEDQKLLAYIEEHGHGSWRALPAKAGLQRCGKSCRLRWTNYLRPDIKRGKFSLQEEQTIIQLHALLGNRWSAIATHLPKRTDNEIKNYWNTHLKKRLTKMGIDPVTHKPKIDALGSGSGNPKDAANLSHMAQWESARLEAEARLVRESKLLLTSNNNNANNSMALPHHHNHQLGSANHFMNKPGGAITPPPCLDVLKAWQGAWTKSSNSSSRDCNTLAGVMAMDDLESPTSTLNFPDANHNYPRINNQTATTVGFGTNDTTADHDGWKSCYGTTSVNNTSTNTNKVVVAAAAAATMNSDDNHDHNSDINHMVAPPTPPEFKERNMEHGNTMSLQDIAFACSEGGAWFVDHGFRAAAASTDGVAAVSNIIEGFTDAFMYNSEEPNSADVVGDGENSNDCGGAGGEGSCGASGLFEENKNYWNSILNLVNTSPTGSPVF is encoded by the exons ATGGGAAGGTCTCCATGTTGTGAGAAGGTAGGGTTGAAAAAAGGACCATGGACTCCTGAGGAAGACCAGAAGTTATTGGCTTACATCGAAGAACATGGCCATGGAAGCTGGAGAGCCTTGCCTGCTAAAGCTG GGCTTCAAAGATGTGGGAAAAGCTGCAGACTGAGGTGGACAAACTATCTTAGGCCTGATATAAAAAGGGGAAAGTTTAGTTTACAAGAAGAACAAACCATTATTCAACTCCATGCTCTCCTCGGAAACAG atggTCAGCTATAGCAACTCACTTGCCAAAGAGAACAGACAATGAAATCAAGAATTACTGGAACACTCACTTGAAGAAAAGACTGACCAAGATGGGAATAGATCCCGTCACCCACAAACCTAAGATAGATGCCCTTGGCTCTGGCTCTGGCAACCCAAAAGACGCCGCTAACCTAAGTCACATGGCTCAGTGGGAGAGCGCTCGGCTCGAAGCCGAAGCCAGATTAGTTAGAGAATCGAAGCTACTGCTAACCAGCAATAACAACAATGCCAACAACAGCATGGCACTACCACATCATCACAACCACCAGCTGGGCTCGGCTAATCATTTCATGAACAAGCCAGGCGGAGCCATAACCCCACCACCGTGCCTGGACGTTCTCAAAGCGTGGCAAGGCGCGTGGACTAAGTCGAGTAACAGTAGCAGTCGAGATTGTAATACTCTCGCGGGAGTGATGGCTATGGACGACCTTGAATCTCCAACGTCCACGCTGAACTTCCCGGATGCCAACCATAATTACCCTAGGATTAATAATCAAACTGCTACCACAGTTGGATTCGGTACTAATGATACCACTGCTGATCATGACGGTTGGAAGTCGTGCTACGGCACGACCTCAGTTAACAACACTTCTACAAACACTAACAAAGTAGTagtagcagcagcagcagcGGCAACGATGAATAGTGATGATAATCACGACCACAACAGCGACATTAACCATATGGTGGCTCCACCTACCCCGCCGGAGTTCAAGGAGAGAAATATGGAACATGGTAATACGATGTCCTTGCAGGACATTGCGTTCGCTTGTAGTGAAGGAGGAGCCTGGTTTGTCGATCATGGGTTTAGAGCTGCAGCGGCCAGTACCGACGGTGTGGCTGCAGTGTCGAATATCATCGAAGGATTCACGGATGCTTTCATGTACAACTCTGAGGAGCCGAACTCGGCGGACGTGGTTGGAGATGGAGAGAACTCAAACGACTGCGGTGGGGCCGGCGGAGAAGGAAGCTGTGGAGCTAGCGGCTTATTTGAAGAGAACAAGAACTACTGGAATAGTATACTGAATTTGGTGAACACGTCACCGACTGGGTCGCCTGTGTTTTGA